The Sinomicrobium kalidii region TTTTAAGGATTCTGCGGGCAATACAGTACCACTAATGGCAGGATCATTTCCGCATGTTATAGGATTTCCTTCGTCACTGAATACGGCATTGATGTTTTGATTACTGCCGCAAATACCATTAATGATCCGTACGGTGGTACCGGAAGGGGAAGTAAGGTCAATCGTAAGATCGGACACCCAGGTATGGGTAATGTCGAGTCCTAAGGAAATATCATTAATGAGCCCCCTGTCTGTGATGTTAATGGTTGAAGTTACGGTACTGGCCTGGCTGCCGTCAATAATTACCGGGGTATTGTTTTCATATTCGTCACATACCGGGGCCTGCGACAGGGTATAAAAGAAGAAAGTGTCACTGTATTCACCCTCATTACAATAGCTTACGGGTTTTACCCTCCAGTAATAAGCGGCCCCGTATTCCAGGTTTTGGGGAACATAACCTGCAGATGCCGGAGTACCTTCTTCTATAATGGATGTGAACTCTTCATCAGTTGCAATTTCTATTACATATGTTTGTACATCGTCCTGAGGTTCCCATTCAAGTTTAGTGTTCAGGTCGTTCTTATTACTGGCGTTGAGCGGTGAAACCAATGCAATACTACTAAAATCCGTAAAATTATGTACACTCATATTGAGAGGGACTTCAGCGGTAAGCTCGTTTCCTTCCGCAATGATATTAAAGGTATATGATCCTGTATCTAAACTATCTATCCCGGAAAGCGTAACGTGTATCTCGGTATTATTCGCATTGGCCGTAGCGGGATCGAATTTAATTTCAGCATCTTCAGGTACATCTGTAGCCGAAAAAGAAACCTCCTGTGCGAATTCCGAAGCCGCCTGGTAGGTAAACGTAAATTCAAGATCGTCAGGTTTACAGGCTATGAAATCCTTAGTTTCGAAATATATGCCAAACTCCCGGAAGGAAAGGTCGCTCTTGCTTACGGCAAAAAAGATATTATCTACAGCTTTTATTACAATCCTTCCGTGATCCGTATCAATATCTTCCGGGAAAGTAACATCCTCACTACCGTCATTGTCCGTATTGGAGGCAAGAGGAATAAGCTGGGAAAAATCATCTGAAGTAGCCAGCAGGATATCCACTTTTTGTACATTGATATCTCCGGAGTTTGTTCCTGCAACGTCCCAGGTTACCGTTTGGGTACTTCCGGTTGCAACATTGCTTGGATCCTGGTGTGAGGTTATGGTAAAGGGGCCGGCTTCATCGGCTACTGTTATGAGCATATCATCGCTGTTATTTGCTGCTCCGCCTGCACGGTTATCTCTTACTGTAAGCCGGAAATTGAGCTCCCTGGCCACTTCGGGGACTACTTCCCATTGAGAGGCGGTACTGCCTTCCAGAACAGTGGAGGCGGCCGGGAAATACCGTATTTCAGAAACAGACGGCATTACGGACCGGAATACCGGGCCCGATGTGGCCGTGGGACTGGGGAACGGATCCAGCGCGTCGTCTTCATCCATTTGCTCCCAGCAATAGGTAAGCACATCTTCACTGTCTGCATCGGTACCTTCCCCGGAAAGAGCGAAAGGGGTGCCTTTTGGGATGGTATAATCCGGACCGGCATTTGCTGTCGGGATATTATTTCCTGTAGGAGTGTCTGTCTGACAGGCAGTGGTTTTTATATAATTGGTGACCTGTTCTATACTGAAAGCGTGGAAATAGGGGTCGCTGTGTTCCTGTACATCCGTACTTCCCGTAATTCCGGCATAGCCCATAATGGTAGAGCCGCTTCCGGGTTCGAAATGTGCATCGGTTCCTTCGTTCCGGATGGTAAAAGTGTGATTGGCCCCGAATTGATGCCCCATTTCATGGGCGACAAAATCTACGTCAAAATTATCACCTTCAGGTATCGAATGAGAGGTAAATCCGCTTCCTTTTTGATTGTCAACACAAACACAGCCTATACAGCCTGCGTTTCCATTGTTGCTCCCTTGTATAAAGAGATGGCCTATGTCGTAGTTTTCCTCACCGATTACTGTGGTTAATGTATTTTGCAACTGGCTGTTATAACCTCCGGAAGAATAAGGATCGGAAGCAGGATCGGTATAGATAACATCATCGGTATTGGCTATTAAGACCATAGTAATGGCAAAGTCATTTTCAAAAATACTGTTTACCCGGGTCATGGTGGTATTCATGGCGGCCAGGGCATCTATTTTGGTGCCGCCAAAGTATTGTGTGTATTCCCCGGTAGCCGATATAGCCAGGCGGTAAGTCCTCAATATACCATCATCTGCATTTCTGGCGCTGCTTTTTCCTGTTGTTGCTTTAAGTACATCTTCTTTTAGGGTACACTCAAACGCCGACATGTGTCTTGCTTCCTTTCTGTCATATACAGTATAAACAGACCTGTCTTTAGAGTAAGGTTCGATAAATATGGAACCCTGGTGCGAAGAAAGTTTCATACTGCTAAGCCCCAGGTGCGAAATACTGAAGCGTACAATAGCTGACGGGTCGTCAATTCCCTGCCCTGCATAAGACTTTATTCCGGGATATCTGGCTCCGAGTTCAGGGTGCAGGACGGGGGCTTCAACAACGGCAAATCGTTCCAGTTTTCCTTCGGCGTTTGGAAATGCTACGACGGTTTTTGATTTTCCCGAAATCTCCCTCCTTAACGGGGCATCGCTCAGGGCCTTTTTCAGCGCTTTTATATCAAGGTTATATAATTTATCGGCAGGAAGTTGTCTTTTTGCAGGTAATACAGATGATCTGTCCGTTCCGTTTGCCGGGGTCCATAGCGGGGTTTGTCCGTAGCTCATGAGCAAGCTGAGAGAGAAAGCAAGGAGTAGTAGTTTTTTTATCATGGGTATCTGGATTTAGCTTTACAGCATTGAAAATAAATACAGCACTTCTGTTATGTTTTTTAATCAATTTGCTGTTTATAAGTAGATTATTTATCTTATTTTGGAAAAGTTACCGGATTTATTAAGTTGAATACCTTTTACAGGCTTTTTATCTTTTCCCGTACCTTTTCCCGAGGAATCTGATGCAGACAGGGAGCCACTGTACTGGCCGGTGACAGTGGTTCCATCGGTTTTTGTAATGGTGTAGGATATTTCTCCCACTTCGGTTGTTCCCAGAATCCAATCGTTCATATCCACAATGTCCAGTGTAATGTCTTCAATAGGAGCTCCGTCTATCCAAGGAACATCATTATAATATACTTCTGCATCAATAATGTTTGGGAGTGTATTGGAACTATAGGAGTATGATCCTTCCGAAGGGAACACCAGATCCCCGTCTTCGGGTTGTTCAAAAACGAGGTAAATGTATACGTCGTTGGGATAACCGTTGTCTACTTGCAGGTAAGGATTAAACACCCATACACTTTGCAGGCTTTCTTCTCCCTGAAAAGTACCCAGATAGGCAAAAATAGCTGTCGGAGTTTCATAAAGAGTATTGTCCAGCACAAAAAAGTTTGTGGATACTGTTACTTCAACAGGGTCACCGGTTAATTCTCCGTATGTGGCTGTTATGGTGTAGGTTCCGCCTTCTTCCGGGGTAAATCCGTTGCCTTCTATTGGGTTGCCGTTTACTTTTATGGTGGATTCTGATGTGATATCTATTTCGGAATCAGCCAATACCGTAAAAGTAAATGTCTCTCCCAGGAGAATTTCATTCTGGTCCGGTATGACGGATATGGTATTAGGTGCCGCTTCAACTTCCAGCGGAGGGCTTTCCAATCCGTTGTATATTGCTGTAACCGTATAAATTCCTGGTGTTTCCGGTTTGAACCTTTCGCGTTCCAAAGGTTCTCCGTCCACCTCAATTGTGGATTCGTAAGTTACATCAACACCTACATCTGTCATGACGGTAAAGCTGAACACTTCTCCCAGGTTAAGGGTTGTGCTATCTGTAGCAACCTCGATGGAAGAAGGCTTTCGGTCAATAGCTACTACTTCATAGTCGGTAGTGGTAACCAGGTTGTTGTAGCTGGCTTTTACCTTGTAAGCCCCCTTTTCTGCAGGTGTGAACGTGTGGCCATCAATAATAGTATTGTTTAAGGTGATGGTGGAAGCCGAAGTAACGTCTTCATCACTGTCTGTCCGGACTGTAAAAGTAAATGTATCGCCTACTTCCGCCATCGCGGTATCGGCACTTACGGTTATGGAAGCCGTCCCGTCGGCAGTATCGTCATCACTGACACATGAACTGAAGCATACGATTCCGAATAAAAGAATAAAAAAGTAAAAAATTCTCATAGGCGTAGATTAATGTTAAAAAACAAGATTAGGGAAGACTAATATAAACATTATTTAACAGAAAAATCTCATTTGGAGCGTTAAAATGGTATTTAAGGTTTCCAAATGAGAAATTTCTAAAAAAGGAGAGTTTTCTTTACCTCTTTATGATTTTGGAGGTCTTCCGGAAATTGTCGCCTTCAATTTTCACCAGATATACCCCTGATGGAAAAGATGAAAGTCCCAGATCCCTGTCAACGGAGGTATCCGGGTATTCTCCGGTGGACATCAACCGGCCGGAAAGTGTATATATTGATATATGAAGGTGCCCCGTGATATTGCTGCCTGCAAACAACCTGGCACTATCTGTGAACGGGTTCGGGTAAATGACTACGTCATCAGGGGCAATGTAAATATCTTCTTCGTAAATGCCCTGGCAAGGTTTGTCGGTTTTGACCACAAGTCTGTTCTTTCCCGAACTGAGGTCCAGGGATATGGTGTTTTTATCGGTTTGTATTGTGTTTCCGTTGAAGTCGATGATGTAGGTGGAGTTTCCCCCGAGTTGCAGTTCTACGGTATTGCTTGCATTGTTCACCTGTGAATCTACAGACAGGTCGCCCGATTTGGCAACAGATATATCAAAACATTGCCGGTAGGTCAGGTTATCTGCTATGGTAATGCACATTTCATAAGTGCCCGGTTGCAGATTATCGGCCTGCCAGGTATCGGTAAAATCTTCGGTGATATCGGTACCGTTTCCGCTAAAAGCCAGTTGATAGTCCAGGGATGCTTCGGCTTCCAGGACTATTTTTCCGTCA contains the following coding sequences:
- a CDS encoding reprolysin-like metallopeptidase, yielding MIKKLLLLAFSLSLLMSYGQTPLWTPANGTDRSSVLPAKRQLPADKLYNLDIKALKKALSDAPLRREISGKSKTVVAFPNAEGKLERFAVVEAPVLHPELGARYPGIKSYAGQGIDDPSAIVRFSISHLGLSSMKLSSHQGSIFIEPYSKDRSVYTVYDRKEARHMSAFECTLKEDVLKATTGKSSARNADDGILRTYRLAISATGEYTQYFGGTKIDALAAMNTTMTRVNSIFENDFAITMVLIANTDDVIYTDPASDPYSSGGYNSQLQNTLTTVIGEENYDIGHLFIQGSNNGNAGCIGCVCVDNQKGSGFTSHSIPEGDNFDVDFVAHEMGHQFGANHTFTIRNEGTDAHFEPGSGSTIMGYAGITGSTDVQEHSDPYFHAFSIEQVTNYIKTTACQTDTPTGNNIPTANAGPDYTIPKGTPFALSGEGTDADSEDVLTYCWEQMDEDDALDPFPSPTATSGPVFRSVMPSVSEIRYFPAASTVLEGSTASQWEVVPEVARELNFRLTVRDNRAGGAANNSDDMLITVADEAGPFTITSHQDPSNVATGSTQTVTWDVAGTNSGDINVQKVDILLATSDDFSQLIPLASNTDNDGSEDVTFPEDIDTDHGRIVIKAVDNIFFAVSKSDLSFREFGIYFETKDFIACKPDDLEFTFTYQAASEFAQEVSFSATDVPEDAEIKFDPATANANNTEIHVTLSGIDSLDTGSYTFNIIAEGNELTAEVPLNMSVHNFTDFSSIALVSPLNASNKNDLNTKLEWEPQDDVQTYVIEIATDEEFTSIIEEGTPASAGYVPQNLEYGAAYYWRVKPVSYCNEGEYSDTFFFYTLSQAPVCDEYENNTPVIIDGSQASTVTSTINITDRGLINDISLGLDITHTWVSDLTIDLTSPSGTTVRIINGICGSNQNINAVFSDEGNPITCGNDPAISGTVLPAESLKSLLDEPVTGKWTLTVQDGYDADGGSINAFSLNLCIKPDPLLSPDNFTLKTTSETCRDNQDGMISVEAKEILDYRAVLTGDNGTEVTETFRYFWEATGLDAGNYNMCITVEGYPDFEQCFDVTINQPEELAVSSTVNKAGNSIDLELRGGDLYTIALNGKTVQTSERHISLDLESGDNALTVKTNKDCQGTYKESIYVAPDDVVIYPNPFYDTTRAFIGNAVKGDVQISVFNITGKLVSSLHLDRNGKRNEVELKMSGLPPGIYLVKIQGENFRKTFKLVKL